From the Paraflavitalea soli genome, the window TTGCACCTGCATGCCCGTCTCATACAAAAAAGCCCTTAACCCCTTGTGCACCTGGTTGAAGATATTATATCGGTCCATAGTATACGAATTTTTGCTACTCATCCAAATATCCGATACCAATACCAGGATAACCAATCCTATCCGAATGAATTGCAACAACATTAGAATGATCTGCCACATTTTCCCGCCGGCCCATTCATAATAAAGAACGGGGCCTGTTATAAGCCCCGTCATTTACTGTAAAAATAGCTGCCGCTTAAGAGGCCTGACGCTGCACAAAATCTTCCAGGATAATATCAGTCACGCCGTCGTGCCTTTTAATGCTTGTTTTCGTTGGATAATAGCCTGCTTTCTGAAACTTTACAGGTTGGGGAATAGACCGGCTAAAATTGATCGTCGTGTCAATAAATGCCTTGGTGATCATGGGCTCCATAAAAGTCACTTTACCATCATAACTGCCATAAATAAAAGTTTGGGTAAAGGTTTTACCACCTCCCAATTCACCAGACGTGGGATCCAGCCAGTGCATACCCATTTTGGGAACACCAGGCGCCGGGGCAATATGGCCCGCAGGGAGATAGGCTGCATCCGGAAACTTGTTCATCTTCGTTTCATCCGTTGTAGCATCTACCTCGGCTGGTGATACAAAGTAATAATGGAAGTCAAAGTGCGGCAACATATACATGGGACCTTCATGACCGCTGGGGTTCCAGTCCAGCAGCACGTGGTTAAAAGGCGTACCATGTTTTTCATTGAGCGAAAGTACCAGGTGGTTTTCATGACCAGTATGGTTTGAATTAATGGGAACACTGCTCAATGCCGCATCACTAATGGAGATCGCCAGCTTTTCGGGTGTGCCATCGGTCTTCAGTTTTGACCAGGTCCACGCTTTCCCATTATACAGCTGCTGTACATTACCTTTTAAAATGCCGTCATCGTCCTTGTCTTTCTTACAGGCGGTTGCCAATGCTGCTACTGCCAGGCAGCTCAAAAACACTTTTTTCATTTGATAATAATTTGGTGCGCTTAAATCGCTATTGTAATAATTTTCACAAAGCTGCATTACCCAAGCCTGCCAGCCATTGCCAGACTGTATGAAATGCAGGCAAGCTTGTATGAGTTGATGATAATTTTACAGCACATGTAAGTTCATATGGCCAATCATGGCTATATTTGGTAAGTATTTTAACCCTCAATCGTTGTCCAAATATTTTCATTTACTCGCCGTATGCATACTGTGGTGCCATATTTCGCTGGCCCGCCAGGTAATTGCCAAAAAGGGAAGCAAATCTGAATTCCTCGCTGCTCCCACAGCAGGCGTCCCCGACGCCCGGCAATATGTATTTTCCCGGTTTAGTACTTTTAATGGCCTCGCCTCCAATATGGTCAATAACCTCGTGCAGGATCGCAGAGGATATATGTGGCTGGCTACTCCCAATGGCCTGCAGCGCTATGATGGCAACAAATTCATCACTTTCAAACATCAGCACCGCGATCCACTCACATTGCCCGATGACAACGTAGGCCGGGTATACATGGATAAACAGAACAGGTTATGGGTATTGACCGCCGATAATAAGATCGGCATCTTTGATACGGAAAACTTTTCCTACCATGGCGTCAGGATTGCCTGGCAAAAAGATACTCCCACCGTTTTTGTCGCCAAGACCATGGTGGAAAAAGGTGATGGAAAAGTATTGCTCATGATGGGCTGGCATGAAGTATATGAATTCTCCGAAGCATCCAATAGCTTTGTCATCACCGAAAAAATAGTCTACAAACCCGCCCAATGGAAAAGACTGTCATTTTTTCAGGATACCCTCACCGGGCGTTCCTGGCTCGGCTGCGATTCAGGATTGGTCATGTACGACCCGGTCACAAAGAACATCAATTACCGCGGGCACAATCCAGACCACAATAAGATCATAGAGGCCATGAGTGAACCCACTAATGTGCACTTAACGTTTATTGACGAGTCGGGCCATGCAGCATTCGCTACCTGGGATCAGAAACGGGACGGTGGTCCACGCTTACATTATTACAACACCAAAACCGGTGAAAAGCGAAAACACGATATTAATGGAGAATTGTATGGAGGCGGCTATGGCGAGATTCACGGCATAGTGCAACAACGCAACGGCCGCTTATGGGTCCTCGGCCTTCCGTTTATTGCTGAATATGTAGGAGGTAAACACGCACTGCAAGGCTTGCGCAATGAACACAAGGATGAGCAGAGCCTCAGCTTTGATGTAGCCAATTACATGTATGAAGACCATGCCCAAAACCTGTGGGTATGCACCAGCAACGGCCTGTTCCTCTTCAATCCCGATGCCCAGGTATTTAATGCCTACAATTTATTGCGTCCTGATGGAGCAGGGGTAGTGGATGGCCCCTCCAAATGTGTGCTCGAAGTAGACAGCAACCAGATATGGGTAGGTACCTGGGGCGTGGGCATCTATGCCTACGACAGGAATTTCAAGCCCATTAACCTCCCTGCCTCCATGGACCGGTATCAGGCCCCTTATGCCATCTGGTGCATGGAGCGCCAGCGCACCACCGGCAATATATGGATGGGCGGGCAGGACGGCTTCATAGTAATACACCAACCCGCTACCGGACAAACCGGCGAATACCGCTTTGATGCTTTTGAAGGCCGCACCATCCGCCAGATGGTGCAGGACCATCAGGGTAACCTCTGGTTTGGTACACAGGGAGGTCGTGTAGTAAAATGGACCTACCAACCCGGCAGGGATACAAAAGAGGGCTTTACCGAGATCACAAAGTCAGCCCTGATATTAAAATTATTTGTGGACAAGGACGGCTTTATATGGGTAGGCACCTTTGGACAAGGATTGCTGAAAATAGATCCAATCACCAATAAGATCATTGAACATTATGGCGCTAAAGGTCCTAAAGGCAGGCGCATGTGGAACGATAGTCCCAGTGATATAGTGCAGCTCAACGATAGCATCCTCGTGGTGGCCAATCATGGGCTCTCTTTGCTAAATGTAAGGACCGGCAACATTGGCTTTATCAGTACCGATGAAGGATTACCCGCCAATAACGTGATGTGCCTGGCAAAAGATAAACGTGGTATGCTGTGGTTGGGTATGATCAGTGGTATTTGCCGGGTGAACCTCGAAAAAATGACCTTTACTTATTATGACCGTCGTGATGGTATGCCGGCTGATTATTTTGAATGTGATGATGCCCACCATCTCAGCGACGGGCGCATCCTGTTTACCAGCGCACATAACTTCGTTGTCTTTGATCCGGAAAAGATGGTTAAGAATACCCCGCCTCCGGATGCCGTGCTGAAAGATATCAGGTTGGCCAATATTTCCCTGCCCATGGATTCCGTGAGCAAGCTCTTTGCTATCCACCTGCAGCATGATAAAAGTTCCATTACCATAGAATTTGGCGGCTTCAACTATACCCGCCAGGATAAGGTTGATTTTTATTATCAGTTGGCAGGCGTAGACAAAGATTGGGTGCATGCCGATGATCGACGCCAGGCCATGTACAACTACCTTCGTCCGGGCAATTATATCTTTAAGGTAAAAAGTAAAAATGCAGATGGGGTGGAAAGCACCGGCATTACCTCCCTGCGGATCAGTGTGGAACCTCCTTTTTGGCGTACCTGGTGGTTTTACAGCTTCCTCGTCCTGTTAGCCATTGGCATCCTGTATTGGATAGACCGTGAGCGCATGCGGCGCATCCGTGAGCTCCAGGCCATGCGCACACAAATTGCCGGCAACCTCCACAGTGATATCAATACAACCCTCAACAACATCAACATGCTGAGCGAGATGGCCAAGATCAAAGCCGATAAAGACCTTACCCGCTCCAAAGAATACATAGACCAGATCAGTGAAAAAAGCCACAATATGATCATTGCCATGGACGATATGTTGTGGAGCATCGATCCGCAAAACGATAGCATGGAGAAAACCCTGCTGCGGATGCTGGAATATGTAGATGCACTCATCAACCGGCACGGCGCCAATATAGATATACTGGTGGATGAACACGTACGTTCATTGCAGCTCGACATGAAATCACGCCATGAAATGTTGCTTATCTTCAAAGAAGTATTGCGCAATATGGTCACGGTATCCAAAGGCGGCCATATCCTCATCAATATCGACCTGGTAAAATCCAGGCTCTCCCTGAAAGTGCAGGATAATGGTATCTATGCCAGTGAAGCCGACCTCTTCTCCCTGCAAACCCTCGATGTACTCAATAAACGCACAAGCACCATTCACGCCGAACTGGATATCCAGGCCGACAAGAATGGTGCTTCGGTAATTCTACTCGTTCCGGTCAGTTAATGTATTTCTACTACTGTATTCTGTATTCTGTATTCTGTATTCTGTATTCTAAATTCTTATTTACCCATCCACTTCTTAAAATCACTCACTTTCTCCCGGCTTACGATCGCTTCTTTATCTACAGCTGGCTTTAAGTGCAGCAATAACCGGTTGCCAAAATAATCATGGATCTGGTCCACGCTGTCCACCGCAATATAGAAAGCCCGGCTGATACGGAAATAGCGGTCCGGGTCCAGCATGTCTTCCATTTCATCCATGGTATAGTCTACCACAAACTTGCGGTTATCATACGTCTTAAAGAAGTTCAACCGCCCGTCACTAAAGAAATAAGCGATCTCTTCTACCTCGATCGACACCAGCTTCTGAGCGTGTTTTACCAGAAAACGCTTCCGGTATTCCTTGGGCTGTAGTTTCTGGCGCAGCTCTTTTACCAGGCTCTCCACATTGAGGTCCGTAGGTGTATTGCCGGCAGCATAGAGGTCCTTTATTTGCCGGTATTTATTAAGCGCCGTTTCCAGGTCTTCCTTCTGGATCGGCTTCAACAGGTAATCGATACTATTTACCTTAAAGGCTTTCAATGCATATTCATCATACGAAGTAGTGAACACTACCGCGCTCTTGACCGCCGTTCGGCTAAATATTTCAAAACTTTGCCCGTCACTCAGTTCAATATCCATCAGGATCAGGTCGGGAGAGGGGTTCTCCTGCAGCCAGTCTACCGTACTTTTGATGCTATCGGTAACACCAACTACTACGGCTTGCGCATCAACGCCGGCCAGTGTTTTCTGCAGTTTCTTGACTGCCAGCTCTTCGTCTTCTACGATTAGAATTTTCATATATAAAACTTTTATGAGTTGTTTTAATGAGGGTGTATCTGCTTTTGAACTACACTGATCTTTTTTTCATAACCACTGTCCCAGATAAGTGGCAGGATCACGGTAAAGTTGCGCGTATCCGACAATACCTGGAAACCCGGTTGTTCCAATAGTTCATATTTCAGCCGGATATTAGCCAGCCCTATCTTATTGGAAGGGTCCTTGATCGTTTTACACTGTAGATTATTATTCACCGCCAGCTGATTGCCAGCCATCGTAAATATATCGATCACCAACGGTTGCTGCCGCGATACAATATTGTGCTTCACCGCATTCTCTACCAGCAATTGCAGGCTGAGTGAAGGCAGCAGGTAGCTGTCATACCGCTTGTCTACTTCCAGTTGTATCTGGATCGCTTCACCATGTCTTGTTTTCAGCAGCCGGTAATAAGATTGAATGAAGCGCAGTTCATTTTGCAGTGTGGAAAGCCCATCTTCATTGTTCCGCAGCAGGTACCGGTATACCTTACTCAATTCATCCAGGAAACTTTCTGCCTGCGTTGGATCTTCCGAAATAAGTGAGGACAGCGTATTGAAGCAATTAAACAGAAAATGCGGATTTACCTGGCTCTTCAGCGTTTCAAACTCATATTGAATGGCCATCTGCTGTATCTCTTCCTTTTCTGCCAGGCTGGCTTTCCATTTAATGATCACATATTCCGCTTCCCAGGAAGTAGTGGCGATCAGCGTAAGCGCTACCGCCAGCAGGATGGAGGTCTTGAACTGGGCCGTATTCAGTACATAACCCAGGAAGTGAAAATAGTCATAGCCATAGAACAGGCAGGCAAAAGTGATGCTCGTAAGGATAATATGCGTAATCGCCAGTACGATCAGCCGCAGCAGTGTTTGCTGCAGGTCTGGCAGCCGGATACGTAGCCAGTGCATGCTCACAATATGCAGGTACCAGGAAACAAAACCCTGTACACAGACAAACGTAAAGGAGTATAGCCATATCGCAGGATCATGCCATAGCCGGTCCCCATACAGCAAATGGTTCAACAGCACGCTGAGAACAGGCATCAGCGCGAAAAAAGTGATCCACTCCACCCGCGAAGGTTTCATCCATGCTTTCATCATGTAACCGTAGTTTCTTCCTGTCCGATCAAAGGAATATGAATAACACGTTGCTTATCTGTTTGCCGTATAGTCACCGTTTGTCCGCAAAGCAAACGGTACTTATTAATGATATTGTCAAGGCCGGCTGGTTCAGATTCCTGCATGCCGATCCGTATCTTTTGCTGCACATTGTGCTGTATCTGTAACCATTGTTCTCCCAGCGAACTGATACTGATGTTCAGGGGGCTGTCCTTACTCACCATATTGGCTGTGAAGGTATTTTCAACCAGCAATTGAAGCGTAAGCGGCGGCATCAGCAGGCTCAGCTGGTCTTCGCTTACCTGCAGGTGGATATTGATCCCATCTCCATAACGCACTTTCAGCAGGTAGTAATAACTATGCAGGAATTGCATCTCCGTGCCCAGCGTCACCAGGCGGTCGTCGCTCCGCAGCAGGTAGCGGTATACCTTGCTCATTTCATCCAGGAATTTCTCTGCCTCCTCCGTGTTTTCACTGATCAGACTCGACAGCGAGTTGAGGCTATTGAACAGGAAATGCGGGTTCATCTGGCTTTTAAGTCCCAGCAGCCGGCTTTGCATGTATTCCTTTTTCAATTGCTGCGTTTCCAGCATCGTCTTTTTCCATTTGTCAAAACTATCTACGCCCTCATGAAGGATCGTCACAAAAACATTGAAAATGGCAGCGGAAAGCAACGTCCACTGGTAGCGTACCTGGTTCAGCTCATAATTCAGGAAGTGAAAATAGTCGTACCCCCAGAACAGGATCGTTACAATCAGCGCATTGATGAGGATAAACAGGAAAATGGAGATCAGCATTCTTTTCATCAGGTCACTGTCTTGGGGAAAACGGTTGCGCAGTGTAACTGCGATCCAGGTAAAAACAAACCAGAAGCTCCCCAGGATCACGAAGGTGGCCAGGCTGGACCATAAAAAGACCCTCCGTTCAGTAAAATAACGGGCGCCAAAAAGCAGGGAATTGTATACCAATACAATGACAGGCACTACTGCCGCAAAGATCCAGATGTCTTTACGGGTGTATTGTGGCAGTGTAAACCTTTTGAGGGTGGAGTGGGCGTCTACTGTCATTATTATAACAAATTACCATCTTTTGTCAGAGGCAAGTTAAGGGCTTTCTATAGAATGGGGAATAATCTGGATGAATTGAGGATTTCTTTGTGTGAATTGGGAGCGTATTTCAGGCATTTTCAGTAGGGGCACAGGATCATGTACACTTCAGACCAGCCATCCGACACCTTAAATTCGCAATCCTTCACTTGAAGCATCGATTTCAGCAGGTCATACACCCTCCACTTTTCCGCCGGCCTGTAACGATCCATCTTTGCGGCACAATCAAATTTCATTCATTATTTATTAGCTGTAGTCATGAAAAAACAACACACCAAAAAGAGCTGGATGGCCTTGCAGGCACTGGTGCTGATCACCGTGGCAGGATTCGCCATAGTGGGTTTACTTTCTTTTAAAGCAATCGATCGCTATGCCGATTTCTGGGAACAACTGGGCACCAGTAAGCAGAGTGGCACCAATGCTATTAAAGAGAGCTTCCTCAAAGGGTATTTCTATTACAGTGGCCGCAATGTCAGGAATATCCTGGCGGGCGACCGGGCTGCCGTGGCCCAGGACCTCCTCACTTATACCAAAGAGTATGTGAACACCGAGGCTTTTGCAAAATCTTACGAAACCCACCGCCAGCGTACCAAACCCACGGAGCCTGCCCCCGTCATTAGCGCCGACTCCGTTCGCAGGAAATTTATCAATGATACCAAAAGCGGTATAGAAAGTACAGAAAAATTCCGCAAAACCACTACCGATGCCGGCATGAAGAAAGCCATGGAGGAATCACTGGAAGTGTTGAAAACAAGTCTCAAGGATTATGAAGATCCTAATAGTGAGACCATCAAAATGGCCGCCATGGGAGAGCAACTGAATTATGAGACCCGCCTGAAAGATTATCAGCAGAGCCTGAAAGAATGGGAACAAAAGTGCCCCGCAAGCATAAAACTTATGATCAAAGCCCGGTTGCAGCACCTGCTGACCGTTACCAATGGCGTAGACTTCAACGCCCAGTTGACTGAGCGCTTCGGAAAGAAAGTCTTTGTAAAAAAAGAATACGAGAGCAAACCGGCTGAATGGAAAATGGCTTTCCGCGCAGGCAAAGAAGTGACCACCACCGTGCAGGCTTTTGCCCGGCAATGGTTACAGGAATTGCAATAGTCTGCTCCACAAGGCCAAAGGTGGGCCGCCCTGCAGCCCTGCAAGAGCCGTACGGCAGGGCGACTCATCTTGCAAACAACGCACTCGCTCACCAACAAACACACTGTACATGAAAAGGATACTGATAATGGCCATGCTACTGATCCCTGCTACCGTTTTTTGCCAGGGATTCATGGACCGGTTAAAGAAAAAAGTGATCAACAAGGCCGAACAAAAAGCAGAACAGAAAGTTGAAAAAGGAGTTGATAAAGGGTTTGATAAGGCTGAGCAGGCAGTCAAATCCGGCAATAAGCCGGCTGATACTGCTGCTGCAGCTAAGACGCCTGCTTCAACAGCACCGGCCGCTGCCACGCCGGCGCAGGAAGTGGCGCCTGCCGCTCCTGCCTTAAAGAGCAATTCCAGGTTTGACTTTATCCCCGGTGAGCAGATCGTTTATACCGAGAGCTTTGACCAGGAAGCCATCGGCGAGTTACCCACCGGATGGAATACCACCGGCACCGGTGAAGTGGTTACCCTCAACAATTTCCCCGGCAAATGGCTGCAACTGCACCAGCGCAGCTTCTACCTGACCAGCAATGAAAAAGAGTTTGGAGAAAATTATACCGTGGAATTTGACCTCATCCTGCAACTGAAATACAATGGTCACTTTTATCCGTATTTCTCCTTTGGATTTTTGAGCACCAATGGT encodes:
- a CDS encoding ligand-binding sensor domain-containing protein; its protein translation is MAIFGKYFNPQSLSKYFHLLAVCILWCHISLARQVIAKKGSKSEFLAAPTAGVPDARQYVFSRFSTFNGLASNMVNNLVQDRRGYMWLATPNGLQRYDGNKFITFKHQHRDPLTLPDDNVGRVYMDKQNRLWVLTADNKIGIFDTENFSYHGVRIAWQKDTPTVFVAKTMVEKGDGKVLLMMGWHEVYEFSEASNSFVITEKIVYKPAQWKRLSFFQDTLTGRSWLGCDSGLVMYDPVTKNINYRGHNPDHNKIIEAMSEPTNVHLTFIDESGHAAFATWDQKRDGGPRLHYYNTKTGEKRKHDINGELYGGGYGEIHGIVQQRNGRLWVLGLPFIAEYVGGKHALQGLRNEHKDEQSLSFDVANYMYEDHAQNLWVCTSNGLFLFNPDAQVFNAYNLLRPDGAGVVDGPSKCVLEVDSNQIWVGTWGVGIYAYDRNFKPINLPASMDRYQAPYAIWCMERQRTTGNIWMGGQDGFIVIHQPATGQTGEYRFDAFEGRTIRQMVQDHQGNLWFGTQGGRVVKWTYQPGRDTKEGFTEITKSALILKLFVDKDGFIWVGTFGQGLLKIDPITNKIIEHYGAKGPKGRRMWNDSPSDIVQLNDSILVVANHGLSLLNVRTGNIGFISTDEGLPANNVMCLAKDKRGMLWLGMISGICRVNLEKMTFTYYDRRDGMPADYFECDDAHHLSDGRILFTSAHNFVVFDPEKMVKNTPPPDAVLKDIRLANISLPMDSVSKLFAIHLQHDKSSITIEFGGFNYTRQDKVDFYYQLAGVDKDWVHADDRRQAMYNYLRPGNYIFKVKSKNADGVESTGITSLRISVEPPFWRTWWFYSFLVLLAIGILYWIDRERMRRIRELQAMRTQIAGNLHSDINTTLNNINMLSEMAKIKADKDLTRSKEYIDQISEKSHNMIIAMDDMLWSIDPQNDSMEKTLLRMLEYVDALINRHGANIDILVDEHVRSLQLDMKSRHEMLLIFKEVLRNMVTVSKGGHILINIDLVKSRLSLKVQDNGIYASEADLFSLQTLDVLNKRTSTIHAELDIQADKNGASVILLVPVS
- a CDS encoding LytR/AlgR family response regulator transcription factor — its product is MKILIVEDEELAVKKLQKTLAGVDAQAVVVGVTDSIKSTVDWLQENPSPDLILMDIELSDGQSFEIFSRTAVKSAVVFTTSYDEYALKAFKVNSIDYLLKPIQKEDLETALNKYRQIKDLYAAGNTPTDLNVESLVKELRQKLQPKEYRKRFLVKHAQKLVSIEVEEIAYFFSDGRLNFFKTYDNRKFVVDYTMDEMEDMLDPDRYFRISRAFYIAVDSVDQIHDYFGNRLLLHLKPAVDKEAIVSREKVSDFKKWMGK
- a CDS encoding sensor histidine kinase, whose amino-acid sequence is MMKAWMKPSRVEWITFFALMPVLSVLLNHLLYGDRLWHDPAIWLYSFTFVCVQGFVSWYLHIVSMHWLRIRLPDLQQTLLRLIVLAITHIILTSITFACLFYGYDYFHFLGYVLNTAQFKTSILLAVALTLIATTSWEAEYVIIKWKASLAEKEEIQQMAIQYEFETLKSQVNPHFLFNCFNTLSSLISEDPTQAESFLDELSKVYRYLLRNNEDGLSTLQNELRFIQSYYRLLKTRHGEAIQIQLEVDKRYDSYLLPSLSLQLLVENAVKHNIVSRQQPLVIDIFTMAGNQLAVNNNLQCKTIKDPSNKIGLANIRLKYELLEQPGFQVLSDTRNFTVILPLIWDSGYEKKISVVQKQIHPH
- a CDS encoding sensor histidine kinase, which encodes MTVDAHSTLKRFTLPQYTRKDIWIFAAVVPVIVLVYNSLLFGARYFTERRVFLWSSLATFVILGSFWFVFTWIAVTLRNRFPQDSDLMKRMLISIFLFILINALIVTILFWGYDYFHFLNYELNQVRYQWTLLSAAIFNVFVTILHEGVDSFDKWKKTMLETQQLKKEYMQSRLLGLKSQMNPHFLFNSLNSLSSLISENTEEAEKFLDEMSKVYRYLLRSDDRLVTLGTEMQFLHSYYYLLKVRYGDGINIHLQVSEDQLSLLMPPLTLQLLVENTFTANMVSKDSPLNISISSLGEQWLQIQHNVQQKIRIGMQESEPAGLDNIINKYRLLCGQTVTIRQTDKQRVIHIPLIGQEETTVT